Part of the Musa acuminata AAA Group cultivar baxijiao chromosome BXJ2-7, Cavendish_Baxijiao_AAA, whole genome shotgun sequence genome is shown below.
TGTAACTTTGTCACTCATAGCATCCTCAACAGAGAACTTGTAATAATTAAAATTTCCTTCTTCCACAATTCCTTCTTCAGTCTTTCCCATGACAAGTGGTCTAAGCATGTGCTGACTCCTATTAGTCTCTAGAGCAGAATCAGGTCCTTCTATATCAACTTCAATATCTGTTTCTAGAACAGAAACACTTGAATCGGGTTTTAGTTCAAGAACTCTTAACTTGTAGTTCAGTTCCCCATAACTGACACTGATGATATCACCTTGAGAAAGTGTTGCATGTCTGCGTAGAGTTGTCTCAAGTACAGCCTTGTGGTTTGGAATATCAGAGAAGCCCATCCCATCTGTTTGTAATTTTGCGTAAGTTCCTTTGGGCAAGCTAACATAGTGCACCTCGACAAGAGGAACATCTAGACTGACACCAGAAAGTAAATTGCTCCATACATGTGGAGGTAATTCCACTGAACCCTCCCTCGCAGTAAATTCCAAAACTCCTGAATGAGTTGCTTGATGTTCTCTTTGGTCAGTAGCATTATTATCTAATGGAACCAACTCGTTAATTATTGACAGCCTGAAATACATGGGACCTTTATCCAGGGCCCCTTGATCAGACAATTCTCTAAAGCATGAAGGTGgtaatttgattttatctccaaACCCATTAAAAGGTACAGCTTCAAGTGTATGGGAAAATATGACTCCGTTTCCTCGAAGCATGCTTTCTTCCATTTGTCGTTCCGCCTAAAAGAGGTATTAGATTTTACGTTAAGAACGTCGAAAAGAATTTTGCAAGAAAGAACTTAAAGGAAAAATGCCATACCAGaaaaaatacacattagaattcttCAATGGCAATGAAAAGACAAGATTCGGCATTCTCGACATATTTTCTAATTTACTCCTCAAAATTCATTAATCAAGTAAATGCATTCTACATGCAGAGAGAGGCTGATACAGCAAGCAGGCATCACAACAAGCCACCACATGGTGAATTTGTGATGCAATAAATTTGATCACTTAAACCAACATGCATACAAGGTATCACACTAAGCAACAGATTCAGAGAGTCTAAAACTAGATAGAATTGATTTATGATGATAAGCATTTAATGCTGAAGGTGGAAATTTAATATGTAAAGTAACTAAAGCAGATCATATCAGCAAGCCATTAGACAAAAATTATTGACAAAGAATTGATTATATTTGGCATATGAATCTTCAAGCGAATATGTTCTTAATACCTGCATCACTAAAAAGAACacaccaaataaaaaaatattcgtcCTCTGCAATTGATAATCCAGAACTTCAAACAATATTATCGTATCCAAAACCTTAAAGATTCCAGATGATCATATCTAGATTGAACCATAACCAAATCCCAAGGCCCAAACAATCTAATTCCGCCCTTTAAACTTTTGGTGACTTCCAGTTTTCCTAAATTTTACAAGACTCTGCAAGTTGAACAAATTGAAGAAAGATTATCAACGGCTACAATCTATGAGCAAGCATGATTTACAACCCTAGAAAGACTTCTATTGGATGAATGACCAACAACCAGGCAAGATCATAATGATATCCGCAAACTTTGACGTCTATTCTTCTGTTAACAAACAATTGCAATTTTGATTAATTGTTAACTTTGACATAACCTGCATTCTGAAAGACCAACTTCTTCAGAAACATACCCAAGGCAAAAATTGTGCCGATACAATCAACAAATCCACGAGCTTTGTATCCACAACAGGAACCAGATTCTTCCCCAGAATAGAAATATACGTTACCTGGGTTACCAATGCTATGCATATTCCAACAGTGAAGCGTACGTGAAAGAAGAGAACTTTTTGCCTAATTGAGCAAGAAATAAACATTGAAAGACATATACAGACAGAGAAGGAGGAAGAGACATATGAGACCTCGAGTTGTGCGCGGGCGGCGTCGAGGCGCTTGGAACGCTGGGCAGCCTCGATGGCGTCGCGTTGGCGGGCAGCCTCCGCCTTGGCCCGCTTCTCCCGTTCGAGCTTGGCCTTGGCCCGCTCCTTGCGCTCCCTCTGCTCCCTCTCCAGCTTCTCCCGAGCCGCCCTCAGCTCGAGATCCATGTCGATCGGATCGAATCAAACCACTTCCTAACGTGATATGCCCTGTTCCCTCTTCTCGATGGGATCGGGTCGATGTGAACACGAAGATATCCAGACGGCAGAGAAGGGGGCGGAGTTGGTGCTGCTGCAAAGAGATGAGATCGTCGTCGACGATGGAAAGACAAGGTGGGATTGAGATTCACGAGCAATTTAAGTACGACTGCAGGCGACGGGAAGAGAAACAAGGGAAGGGAAGGGTTGGAAACCACGTGTTTTGCACGTGCTAGAGAGGTGCGAATTATCGAGAAACTTTCCACGCGTGTGGATGGATGATTCCTGATGGGTCCTGTGGACGGACCCGATTGATTACCGACCCCGACTCCAATCAAACATATGCACTAATCTTAAACGATGGGGAGGAATTAATGAATTGTGGTTATGAATTATGTATATTTCTTTATTGCCTACCATTCCATGCAAATCGATTTTTTTATATTCCTACTTAGTTATTAAAATTGAATACTCTATTATCCATGGCTTTTAAggtaatatatgattttttttcacaAATCGTCTAGTAACTACCAGACATTTTGATTGTGTCAAATATTTTGAATGTTTCTTTGTCTTAGATAGATGCATCATATGTAATGAAACACTTTGGGTATGTAAGGTTCTTCGATGTATTATTTTATCTTGGATAGATATATCATGCATAAAGGGATATTTTGATCATGTCATATttagatataaaatatattttatatgtttGGAAGGGATCGAGCATAAAAAAAGATGAGATCACGCACATTAGACTCAAATCCAGTGTGATTGGGTTTATTGCAACTAGGCTCGAGCATGGTAGGCTTCACTTGATTTTGCTTAGACTTGGGCATGTCTGGCCTAAAATGATTTTGTCCTGATTAAATACAAGCCCAAGTCATGAGTTAGATAAACTTAGGTGTGAATTCATTGGGTTCGAGCTCCGCTAGTTGGGTGTATGAATTTAGCTCTCTAACTCGATTGAATCTAGTAAGGCATATCCAGACTATGTCTACTTGTTATGACATAAGCAAGTCGAAGTCTAGTGAAGGCTAGTGTAAAAAAAAATAACTCTATTTGACTAGTCAAACCTTGAggcttggtttgctcctcatcaacCCTTGttgttaatataaatataatagagTCGAGCTCAAACTTATCCTACTACTTCTGTAACAAGGTGTGTGGAGCAACTCTTGAATTGCTCCATCAAGTGCATGGAGCTCAAACTGAGCAACAAGTCGAGTAAATGTCAACTTGCCATTTTTCGTGCTATCCAATCATCTAGCTGTCCCAACAACTTTGTAGAAATGAAGACTTAAACATAACATAAATGGAAGATAAGAAATTGTAAGGTAAATCTCAAGTTTTGAGATACAAACACATGATAACATATGGCATTCTACGTACTTGGGTGACTTAAGGCACCTCAAAGGTATATATGCTCAACCTAAAGATGATGGACAACTTACAGTTGACTTCTAGGTGTGACTGTCTTAAGGGATGATCCACTAAATGACATGATTATTTTGAGGTCATAGTAATCTTGAGGTTATAATTGACTTAAAGCGATGATTGACTTTAAAGATTGGCAACCAACTTGAGTACACAATCAAGTTGACCCGACAGGGGGGTCAACTTGAGGGCGCAATCATCTTGAGGAAGTGGCCAACTTAGGGAATGACTATCTCAAAGTCATGACTATCCTAAAACATAGTCAATCAAACAATTCAACTTAGTTAAAGGTATAGCTATCTTGACAACTATAACAAACTTGAAGGCATGATTATCTTGAGGATGTACCTGACTTAAAAGATATGGTTAACTCCATCAAGTCAGGCTACTACCAACTTAACTAAGTTAAGTGAGCGATGAGCATCTTTTGCCTTTAAGAGTGCATTGTGATTAGGGTTCCTACCCTAAGATAATATATTGAGGGAAATAAAGTCCATTCCTATAGGGTTCCTACCCCTTGAGATGTTGGTTGAAATCAGAGAGGTATATCCTCCCTTAGATATTGCTTGATGTTCACTTTTCTCTCTGAGAGCCTCATCAATGATATGCTAGTTTTCTTTCTAGAATATAATAGTCACAAGCTTCTTCATATCTAACCAAAGAAATCTCACTGAGGCAACTGATGAAGGTGTGAATTAATAAAAGAATGTATCGATCAATCActaaatcttattttttaatatcatgagataatagatactcCTCAACTTATTAGATGATTATTAAGGCTATTGTAAATTTTTTCAGACATCGATCATTAATGAAATAGAACTTTAACTCTTTTGTCAAAAATCTAAATGATGTTATTTAGGCAAGAGGAAAGTAGATGAACCACTCACTAATATTTTCTCACAAAGTAATTGGGAAAGTTTAATACATGAAGGTGTCAAAAATGTTATACTAGATCATTTATACCTTAATGAAGCCATATGATCCAAGGATCTATAAGAAAACTAAATCTCAAAATTAGTacgataaataatttttttatacatattattttttacaaTAGTTCTGTCCCAAGAAGCACTGAATCACTAACACTTCTTGATTTGGTATTGAGATCCAAAGTAAAATCACCAACAGGGAAACACCACCTTCTACCACTCAAATTCCTTCAGCACATATTCAATAATCCTCTCAAGCTCCCTTGAATTTCCTTACAATTCCCTGAAACCCTAATTATAGGTATCTAAGGATGAAGATGTTATAATATCATAATTATCCATCATCAATTAAAGTCATTCATTCGAAGAATTGAAGGGTGAGGAATTACAAAACTATTCTATTTCTCCTTCACCCTCACCAAATGGTAACTTGTTAGGGATTGCATAAtagctcaattttttttaatgttttagtgGTCTTTGATTGCACTAGATTGACATACCTAATCCCTCATCTATGCCCATTCTATCAATTTTCACCATGTGCTAATGCTCTATTCTGAACATATTCAGGAACATCACAATTAGTCAATCCAAATTATCTTTCTTTCACTCTCAAGTCATTTAAGTTTCAGATCAGTTGCTTTCTTTTCTTAGACATGTTCTTAAAAGTTGAATTATTCTATAACTGATAGAAACATGCTAAAGTAGCGAACATTGACCACCCGTCACCTCAATAACATAGGTAAACTAATAAAAGAACACAAATTGAGGCCATTTGCCTCGAGAACTCACACAATGATGACACAGGGACTAAATTATATAGTGTGATGGTCTTTTTTCATGTGAAGAGTGTATGTTTTAAACTACTTAGAAGTATCCCATTGTGTCTAAGTTGTATACTATATTTCGTTATCAAaggtagataaaaaaaaaatgtctaTAGACATCTCGCTATATTTAGGTCTACACATGTATGGTTTATAAAAAATTGAACCTCATCTTGACCACGGCCAAAACAACACTCACTATTAATATTAGCATGCTCTTTCTAACATTTGATTGATGCAATGTGTCTCAAATCAGctcacatttttttttttaaagtacaTGAGGAGGTCATCTATGTGAGAGAACTGACATATATGTGTTCATGCTAGCAGTCAACAATGATaattacaaatacatatatatatatatatatatatatatatatatatatatatatgtatatatatatatatatatatgtatatatatatatgtatatatatatatatgtatatgtatatatatatgtatatatatatatatgtatatatatatatacatatatatatatatatatgtatatatatatatatatgtatatatatatatatgtatatatatatatacatatatatatatatacatatatatatatatgtatatatatatatatgtataaatatatgtatatatatatatacatatatatatatatatatgtgtgtgtgtgtatatatatatatatatatatatatatgtatatatatatatatatatgtatatatatatatatatatgtatatatatatatatatgtatatatatatatacacatatatatatatatatatatgtttgtatatatatatatatatacacatatatatatatatatatatgtatgtatgtatatatatgtgtgtatatatctatatacatatatgtatatatgtatatatacatatatacatatatatgtatatatacatatatatatacatatatatgtataaatgtatatatacatatatatgtatatatgtatatatatatatatatatgtatatattattgaatctcagatttcaatgataaaatcaattggtaaattatttgatcaaatctatatgttgaaaaaagtatacaggattaactacgatagtgatcaaggtataaagcaaaatgtgttaggatcgagagcactaagaggggggggggtgaattagtgcagcggaaatcttacagcgattaaaaaccaaaagctgcgttcgttcaataaaagctattatgatgcaaaagctaattctcagtttgtatctaagtgcagtttgcgtctaagcgcagattgcgtctaagcgcagttt
Proteins encoded:
- the LOC135617455 gene encoding uncharacterized protein LOC135617455, whose amino-acid sequence is MDLELRAAREKLEREQRERKERAKAKLEREKRAKAEAARQRDAIEAAQRSKRLDAARAQLEAERQMEESMLRGNGVIFSHTLEAVPFNGFGDKIKLPPSCFRELSDQGALDKGPMYFRLSIINELVPLDNNATDQREHQATHSGVLEFTAREGSVELPPHVWSNLLSGVSLDVPLVEVHYVSLPKGTYAKLQTDGMGFSDIPNHKAVLETTLRRHATLSQGDIISVSYGELNYKLRVLELKPDSSVSVLETDIEVDIEGPDSALETNRSQHMLRPLVMGKTEEGIVEEGNFNYYKFSVEDAMSDKVTSGQMNVEVKIEADQSDGDTNVYVSRHPLIFPTQHRHEWSSHEMGSKVLIIRPKDPSTVAGTYSIGVFGFKGMTKYHICAALKDNVKQKIGGYATASSQIDMETVECRNCKHYISSRSILLHEAYCIRHNVLCQHNGCGVVLRKEEAANHMHCDKCGQAFQQGQMEKHMKVFHEPLHCPCGVILEKEQMVQHQSAICPLRLITCRFCGDMVQAGNTPADARDRLRGLSEHESICGSRTAPCDSCGRSIMLKEMDIHVIAVHQKS